The Bifidobacterium actinocoloniiforme DSM 22766 genomic sequence GGCCGTAGAGTTCCGACAGGCGCAGGACCATTTCGTCGCGAATCATCAGTTCCAGCTCGTAGCGGCTGTGGGCCTTGGTCTGCATGGGCAGGCGGTAGAGGACTATTCTGGCATCGACGCCATGGCTGGGAGCGAATGACCGGGATAAGGCGCAGGGCTCGTTGTCCCAGGGCAGGGGGTCCGAAGGCGGCACATCTTCGACAGCGAACTGGACCGGCCCCACCAGCTGCGGCCAGGCCATGCCCAGGCGTTTGATTTGTGAGGCGACCATCGTGTCGAAAAGGCCCGCGTTGGTGCGGGAACGGGGGAGCCGGGAGCCGAAAGTGGGTCGACGCACACCCCGGCCGTGCAGGTCACGGTAGGAGCCCTGCGTCCAGGGTGTTCGGGCGGAATTCATGGGACCACCATAGCCCTTCCGCCTGATATGGAGGCCTTGCTAGGATACTGCTTGTCCAGCGGCGCGGGGTCGCTGCCAGCTTCAAGGGGTAAGGAGTCGCTCATGGGCTTGGGCCAGCGCTCACCAATCGTCGTGCGGCCTTGGCGCCAGCAGGACTTGTCCGCCATCTGCGCCAGGGCACAGGTTCTGGCTTTCGACCTGGACACCACTTTGGCCCGTTCCAAGACCAGGATGGACCCGGACATGGCCGTCCGCTTCGCCGCCATGACCAACCTGCGCCCAACGGCCATCGTGTCGGGCGGGCGCTTCGAGCAATTCCGGGACCAGGTCTTGGATGCTTTGCCGGCCGCCGCCGATCTGAGCGCCCTCCATCTGATGCCCACTTCCGGCACCCGCTACTACCGATGGGGCGGCTCGGGCTGGCAGCAGGTTTATGCCCATGATTTGAGCGCTCAGGAGCGGGAGGCAGCCGTGAACAGCCTGGAGCGCAGGGCCCGCCAGCTGGGCGACTGGGAGGAGCGGACCTGGGGGCCTCGCATCGAGGACCGCGGTAGCCAGATCACTTTCTCCGCCTTGGGCCAGGAGGCGCCGGTGGACGCTAAGGAGGCTTGGGACCCGACCAATGAGCGCAAGAACGCCTTGGCCCAGGCCGTGGCCGCTGACCTGCCCGACCTGCAAGTGCGCTCGGGAGGCTCCACCAGCGTCGACATTTCCGCCAAGGGCATTGACAAGGCTTACGCCGTGGGACAGTTAGCGGGAATCCTGTCGGTGCCAGTGGACCGGATGGTTTTCGTGGGCGATCGGATGGATCCGGACGGCAACGATTACCCGGCGGCCCAGGCTGGGACCATGGCCCTGAGAGTCAACGATCCCGATG encodes the following:
- a CDS encoding HAD-IIB family hydrolase; protein product: MGLGQRSPIVVRPWRQQDLSAICARAQVLAFDLDTTLARSKTRMDPDMAVRFAAMTNLRPTAIVSGGRFEQFRDQVLDALPAAADLSALHLMPTSGTRYYRWGGSGWQQVYAHDLSAQEREAAVNSLERRARQLGDWEERTWGPRIEDRGSQITFSALGQEAPVDAKEAWDPTNERKNALAQAVAADLPDLQVRSGGSTSVDISAKGIDKAYAVGQLAGILSVPVDRMVFVGDRMDPDGNDYPAAQAGTMALRVNDPDDTLELLEAMEPLLRA
- a CDS encoding metallopeptidase family protein, which encodes MNSARTPWTQGSYRDLHGRGVRRPTFGSRLPRSRTNAGLFDTMVASQIKRLGMAWPQLVGPVQFAVEDVPPSDPLPWDNEPCALSRSFAPSHGVDARIVLYRLPMQTKAHSRYELELMIRDEMVLRLSELYGRHPEDIDPSWGA